Within the Lacerta agilis isolate rLacAgi1 chromosome Z, rLacAgi1.pri, whole genome shotgun sequence genome, the region aaattttcgtcttgcgaagcagccccattgactttttcgtcttgcggggcagcttccgctatacgaatgccgttcgtctagcgagtttttcatctagcgaggcattcgtctagcggggcaccactgtatattcggaaaaataagaaactgaaattgacagatctgaTCACCAGTAGCATCCTATTTGCTCAATCAACACTTTTGACATTGCATTGCTTTCTTTTCCTGGTTTCCACAGGCGCTCTGATGTGCTCACCGTGACTCCGTGGTTGGCCCCCATTGTCTGGGAGGGGACATTCAGCCCTGAAATCTTGGACAGCATCTACAAGCCTTTGAACCTTACCATTGGACTGACTGCCTTCGCTGTTGGAAAGTAAGCAGAAAGGGCAGGAGGAGTTGGGAAGGTCTGCACATTTGCCGAAATCTAAAACATGATGTGGGCTGTAGCAACTTTGGTTATAAAAGGCCTTTGTTACCAGTGCCTGGCACAGACCTctgactcatagctgtcaacttttcccttttcttgcgaggaatcctagtcagaataagggaatttcccttttttaaaaaaggaaaaagttgacagctattctcTGACTGGGCTTAAGGACATGGGAtgagcactgctggatcaagccTAAAAGGTAACTCTCCTGCATTTTCCACCAAgtgatattcagaaacatttactgcctccaacagtggagggagagcaCACCCATCAGGGTTAATAGCTTTGTTGAGCTGCTGCATTTTAGGATGGGTAGCCCTAGGCCACATTGACCCCTGGTCTGATTCTGGCCTACTTTGCACATCACtttaaactaaggttaccagacgacCCCATTTCCTGGTgaccggatttacaaatcagtccccattcGAAATCCACTGaagctgaaaagtgtccccagattcattgaaaaaagtcTGGCAACCTTACTTTAAACaagatggggaacctccagccttaAGGGGCCTTAGGAGCcttggaagcagccttataccaaattagaccattgatccatcttaCCCAATATTGCATACACTGACCAGAAGCAGTGCAGCTTGaaaagatgctttttaaaaactctgcccTGAGCGATTgctcttaatatatatatttttaatgtttgctcaGATACATACGATTTGCAAGCCGTTTTTTGGAGTCAGCTGAACAGTACTTCATGGTGGGATACCATGTGAACTACTACATCTTCACAGACAACCCCAAAGACATCTCCGTTGTCCGTCTGCAGCCTGGGAGAACCCTCCACATCATCCCTATAAAGAAACGTGCCCACTGGCAAGAAATCTCCATGCGCAGGATGGAGGTCATAAACAGGCACATCTCAGATACAGCCCACCGAGAGGTTGACTATCTCTTCTGCCTGGACATTGACACGTTGTTTCATAACCCGTGGGGCCCAGAGACCTTGGGGGAGATGGTGGCTGTGATCCACCCAGGTTACTACAAGGCTTCTCGGAGAGCGTTCCCATATGAGAGGAGACCTGCTTCCATGGCCTACATCTCTCAGGAAGAAGGAGACTTCTACTATGGAGGGGCAGCCTTTGGAGGCCTGGTC harbors:
- the GBGT1 gene encoding globoside alpha-1,3-N-acetylgalactosaminyltransferase 1; amino-acid sequence: MKLQKLILSVLALAFSTISLFIGVLIGKGPTHYLPYYLPCPDLFALKLQYREENSYQLFPQLFYPQPESVQQTRSDVLTVTPWLAPIVWEGTFSPEILDSIYKPLNLTIGLTAFAVGKYIRFASRFLESAEQYFMVGYHVNYYIFTDNPKDISVVRLQPGRTLHIIPIKKRAHWQEISMRRMEVINRHISDTAHREVDYLFCLDIDTLFHNPWGPETLGEMVAVIHPGYYKASRRAFPYERRPASMAYISQEEGDFYYGGAAFGGLVKNVYEFTRACHMAILADKANSIVAVWHEESHLNRHFLSQKPSKLLSPEYLWNDKESKPPELRLIRLSSVSKNYREVRD